Proteins encoded by one window of Molothrus ater isolate BHLD 08-10-18 breed brown headed cowbird chromosome 12, BPBGC_Mater_1.1, whole genome shotgun sequence:
- the LOC118691223 gene encoding hypoxanthine-guanine phosphoribosyltransferase-like: MAHGLQIRDEESGYNKNLFCIPKHYEEDLERVFIPHGLILDRTERLARDIMQDMGSHHIVALCVLKGGYKFFADLLDHIKALNQNGDKSVPVTVDFVRIKSYCNDSPAEKISFVGEELSTLNGKNVLVVEDIIETGRTMNLQMKALLSKIKDKKPRMVKVVSLLVKRTCQSPGYRPDYTGFEIPDKFVVGYALDYNEYFRDLNHICILKENAKEKYRM, from the exons ATGGCTCATGGACTGCAG ATAAGAGATGAGGAAAGCGGCTAcaacaaaaatctgttttgcatTCCTAAGCATTATGAAGAAGATTTAGAAAGAGTCTTCATTCCTCATGGACTCATCCTGGACAG gACAGAACGTTTGGCTAGAGATATCATGCAAGACATGGGAAGTCATCACATTGTTGCACTCTGTGTCCTTAAAGGAGGCTATAAATTCTTTGCTGATTTACTGGACCATATAAAAGCACTAAATCAAAATGGTGATAAATCTGTGCCTGTTACTGTGGATTTTGTCAGAATAAAAAGCTACTGT AATGATTCACCTGcagaaaaaatcagttttgttgGAGAGGAACTGTCTACACTAAATGGGAAG AATGTGTTAGTAGTAGAG GACATTATTGAGACTGGTAGAACAATGAAT cttcaaaTGAAAGCactgctttcaaaaataaaagacaagaaaCCAAGGATGGTAAAAGTTGTAAG CCTGCTTGTTAAAAGGACATGTCAGAGTCCGGGTTACAGACCAGACT ATACAGGCTTTGAAATTCCAGATAAATTTGTGGTTGGATATGCTCTTGACTATAATGAATACTTCAGAGATCTAAAT CACATCTGTATTCTGAAAGAGAATGCCAAAGAGAAATACAGGATGTGA